The following proteins are encoded in a genomic region of Fusarium oxysporum f. sp. lycopersici 4287 chromosome 1, whole genome shotgun sequence:
- a CDS encoding triacylglycerol lipase (At least one base has a quality score < 10): MRLRPVNTMRTLTLQLILITSCLALSNPLSILRHSNNSPDTKPYGISVPLFATLERLSRLVDIAYCIGTTGVRKPFDCVSRCSEFPSLDLINTWNTGPLLSDSCGYIAVDHGVRQRGDNDAYMAGEPAIVVAFRGTYSIANTIVDLSTVPQEYVPYPSPDNGGEEPPDEPEHQCTNCTVHMGFLQSWKNARRLVLPQLRQLRLQYPSYPVQQGAIA; the protein is encoded by the coding sequence ATGCGACTCAGACCTGTCAACACGATGAGGACACTGACTCTTCAGCTGATTCTCATCACTTCATGCCTCGCTCTGAGCAATCCATTATCAATACTCAGGCACAGCAATAATAGTCCTGATACTAAGCCCTACGGCATATCAGTGCCCTTATTTGCAACGCTCGAGCGTCTGTCGCGGCTCGTCGACATTGCCTATTGTATTGGCACCACAGGAGTCAGAAAACCCTTCGACTGTGTATCGCGCTGCAGCGAGTTTCCCAGTCTCGATCTCATCAATACGTGGAATACTGGCCCTTTACTCAGTGACAGTTGCGGCTATATCGCTGTTGATCACGGTGTGAGACAACGCGGAGACAATGACGCTTACATGGCCGGTGAGCCTGCTATCGTGGTGGCCTTCCGCGGTACCTACAGCATCGCCAATACGATTGTCGATCTGAGTACTGTACCGCAAGAGTATGTGCCGTACCCGTCTCCTGACAACGGCGGAGAAGAACCTCCGGACGAACCGGAGCATCAATGTACAAATTGTACGGTGCACATGGGGTTCCTCCAGTCCTGGAAGAATGCTCGACGCCTCGTACTTCCACAATTGAGACAGTTGAGGCTCCAATATCCTTCTTATCCTGTTCAGCAAGGAGCCATAGCCTAG